A portion of the Bacteroidota bacterium genome contains these proteins:
- a CDS encoding response regulator transcription factor — MIKILLAEDDINFGSVLKDYLTISGYAVVHCLDGEIALREFGKNEFDLCVLDVMLPLKDGFTLAKEIKQINNTTPFIFLTAKTLKEDIVKGYEIGANDYITKPFDSELLLLKIKALLNRRQLEKPTKATEYNIGKYQYNSDSRTITSNTKKQKLSPKEAALLHLLFENKNHVLTSEYVLKQIWGDSNYFSGRSMNVYITKLRNFLKDDPNIEIENIHGTGYKLNLKGE; from the coding sequence ATGATAAAAATATTATTAGCCGAAGACGACATTAACTTTGGGTCTGTTTTGAAAGATTATTTAACAATTAGCGGATACGCTGTTGTACACTGCCTTGATGGAGAGATTGCATTGCGCGAGTTCGGAAAAAACGAATTTGATTTGTGTGTATTAGACGTGATGCTACCTTTGAAAGATGGATTTACCTTAGCAAAGGAAATAAAACAAATAAATAATACCACTCCATTTATTTTTTTAACGGCTAAAACATTGAAAGAAGATATAGTGAAGGGATATGAAATTGGAGCAAACGATTACATTACAAAGCCCTTTGATTCTGAATTGTTGCTTCTAAAAATAAAAGCTTTACTAAATAGGAGGCAATTAGAAAAGCCAACGAAAGCAACAGAATATAACATCGGAAAATATCAATACAACAGCGACTCTAGAACAATTACTTCTAATACAAAAAAACAAAAGCTCTCTCCTAAAGAAGCTGCTCTCTTGCATTTACTATTCGAAAATAAAAATCATGTTTTAACAAGTGAGTATGTATTAAAACAAATTTGGGGAGATAGTAATTACTTTTCAGGCAGAAGTATGAATGTTTACATTACAAAATTAAGGAACTTCTTAAAAGATGATCCAAATATTGAAATCGAAAACATACACGGAACAGGTTACAAGTTAAACCTAAAAGGAGAATAA
- the fabG gene encoding 3-oxoacyl-[acyl-carrier-protein] reductase, which produces MKLLQGKTALITGASRGIGKGIAIKFAEQGANVAFTYLSSVEQALALEADLAKYGVKAKGYKSDAADFKAADELVTNVVADFGTVDVLVNNAGITRDTLLMRMSEQQWDEVMNANLKSIFNLTKAIQRPMLKQRKGSIINMSSVVGIKGNAGQANYAASKAGIIGFSKSVALELGSRNIRCNAIAPGFIETEMTHALDPKVIEQWKESIPLKRGGTVDDVANLAVFLGSDMSGYITGQVITVCGGMLT; this is translated from the coding sequence ATGAAATTATTACAAGGAAAAACAGCGCTTATAACAGGAGCATCCAGAGGAATTGGAAAAGGAATTGCAATTAAATTTGCCGAACAAGGTGCAAATGTTGCGTTTACATATTTGTCGTCTGTAGAGCAGGCATTAGCATTGGAAGCTGATTTGGCAAAGTACGGAGTTAAAGCAAAAGGGTATAAATCGGATGCCGCAGATTTTAAGGCAGCAGACGAGTTGGTGACTAATGTTGTAGCTGATTTTGGTACTGTAGATGTGTTGGTGAACAATGCCGGTATTACACGAGATACACTATTGATGCGTATGAGTGAGCAGCAGTGGGACGAAGTAATGAATGCAAATTTGAAATCTATATTTAATCTTACAAAAGCTATACAACGCCCTATGCTTAAGCAACGCAAGGGAAGCATTATTAATATGAGCTCTGTAGTTGGTATAAAAGGCAATGCCGGACAGGCTAACTATGCTGCGTCAAAGGCAGGTATTATTGGATTTTCTAAATCTGTGGCACTGGAACTAGGTTCTAGAAATATTCGCTGCAATGCAATTGCTCCGGGTTTTATTGAAACAGAAATGACACATGCGCTAGACCCAAAAGTAATAGAGCAATGGAAGGAGTCTATTCCACTTAAACGTGGAGGAACGGTAGACGATGTTGCTAATTTGGCTGTATTCCTTGGCTCAGACATGTCCGGTTATATTACAGGACAAGTAATTACCGTTTGCGGTGGAATGCTTACTTAA
- a CDS encoding pseudouridine synthase → MHKNSLKYFILYKPYGMLSQFKSEGANRGIETVKFPFPKDVYPVGRLDSDSEGLLLLTNDTKINYQLLDPVFKHKRTYFAQVEGNVEEEKLEELRKGLVLNIKGKMHTTAPCSASIIKEPVLPERNPPIRFRNTIPTTWLSITITEGKYHQVRKMTAKIGYPTLRLVRYSIEKLLVEGLAVEQVLELTQEEAYAKLLLKK, encoded by the coding sequence ATGCACAAAAATAGTCTAAAATATTTTATTCTCTACAAACCTTACGGAATGCTCTCGCAATTCAAGTCCGAAGGGGCAAACAGAGGTATTGAAACAGTGAAGTTCCCGTTTCCAAAAGATGTTTATCCGGTGGGTCGATTAGATAGCGATAGTGAAGGATTATTGTTGTTAACGAATGATACTAAGATTAATTACCAACTGTTAGATCCAGTATTTAAACACAAGCGAACATATTTTGCCCAAGTAGAAGGCAATGTAGAGGAAGAGAAGTTAGAAGAATTGCGAAAAGGCTTGGTGTTGAATATTAAAGGAAAGATGCATACAACAGCACCTTGTAGCGCCTCAATTATAAAGGAACCTGTGTTACCGGAGCGCAATCCACCAATTCGATTTAGAAATACTATTCCCACTACATGGCTCTCAATCACAATTACAGAGGGCAAATACCATCAGGTAAGAAAAATGACAGCAAAAATTGGGTATCCTACCTTGCGGTTGGTGCGTTATTCGATTGAGAAATTACTAGTTGAAGGATTGGCAGTAGAGCAGGTGCTTGAGCTAACTCAAGAAGAAGCCTATGCTAAGCTGCTATTAAAAAAGTAA
- the udk gene encoding uridine kinase yields the protein MQKPYIIGITGGSGSGKTTFIRELMKFFNDKEVSLVSQDNYYKERHLQPLDDDGIENFDSEKSIDIDLFIDDMTKLMNGKNIEKTEYNFNNPNKDPKKIIIYPSPVIIMEGVLLFYFPQVRNMIDLKIFIDVKEHVRFKRRILRDTAERGYPLEEILMRVEKHVEPAYKKYIQPFRDSADIIIPNNHSFDKALEVINNQIKFKTQPQKV from the coding sequence ATGCAAAAGCCCTATATAATTGGAATTACAGGTGGTAGCGGATCCGGAAAAACTACTTTTATTCGTGAGTTAATGAAATTTTTTAACGACAAAGAAGTAAGCCTTGTTTCGCAAGACAATTACTACAAAGAAAGACACTTACAACCGTTAGATGACGATGGAATAGAAAATTTTGATTCAGAAAAATCGATTGACATTGATTTGTTTATTGATGACATGACAAAATTGATGAATGGAAAAAATATAGAAAAAACGGAATACAACTTTAACAACCCGAATAAAGACCCTAAAAAAATAATCATATACCCATCACCGGTAATTATAATGGAAGGCGTGCTTCTATTTTACTTTCCGCAAGTGCGAAACATGATTGATTTGAAAATATTTATTGATGTAAAAGAACACGTCCGCTTTAAAAGACGGATCTTACGAGACACTGCAGAAAGAGGCTATCCGTTAGAAGAAATATTAATGCGTGTAGAAAAACATGTAGAGCCTGCTTACAAAAAATACATACAACCGTTTAGAGACTCCGCAGATATTATTATACCCAACAACCACAGTTTTGATAAGGCATTGGAGGTAATTAACAACCAAATTAAATTTAAAACGCAGCCGCAAAAAGTTTAA
- a CDS encoding DegT/DnrJ/EryC1/StrS aminotransferase family protein, producing the protein MIPFSPPRIDEKIINEVIDTLKSGWITTGPKTKLLEVKLTEYTGAKASLCLNSATAGLEIMLRWFGVKAGDEVILPAYTYSATANVIVHCGATPVFVDVNATDFNISVDAIKKALTPKTKVIMPVDFAGLPCDYEEINALVLSTDVRNKFTAQTEEQKTLGRILILSDAAHSVGAYYKGKRAGALTDVSVFSFHAVKNLTTAEGGAIILNLPEPFDNTELYKKLCIKILHGQNKDALAKTQKGAWKYDIIEAGYKYNMTDICAAIGLVELARYDNDMLVRRKEIFDLYTSILSQHAWAELPIYQTTEKTSCYHLYPLRIKNCTEAQRDAMIKIISEKDIAVNVHFIPVPMMSFYKSLGYDIKNYPTTYSNYSREISLPVYYDLTNEQAKLVANTVIEAYTSICK; encoded by the coding sequence ATGATTCCATTTTCGCCACCACGTATTGATGAAAAAATAATAAACGAAGTTATTGATACGCTTAAGTCAGGTTGGATTACTACCGGACCAAAAACAAAATTGCTGGAAGTAAAACTTACCGAATACACCGGTGCAAAAGCAAGTCTATGCTTAAACTCCGCAACAGCAGGGCTAGAAATTATGTTGCGTTGGTTTGGTGTGAAAGCAGGAGATGAAGTAATTTTGCCGGCTTATACATACAGCGCTACCGCCAATGTAATTGTGCATTGTGGAGCTACTCCCGTTTTTGTAGATGTAAATGCAACAGATTTCAACATTTCGGTTGATGCCATCAAAAAAGCACTTACACCAAAAACAAAAGTAATTATGCCGGTTGATTTTGCAGGACTACCGTGTGATTACGAAGAAATAAATGCATTGGTTTTAAGTACTGATGTGAGAAATAAATTTACAGCTCAGACGGAGGAACAAAAAACATTAGGACGTATTTTAATTCTGTCGGATGCGGCACATTCAGTAGGTGCTTATTACAAAGGAAAAAGAGCAGGTGCTCTTACCGATGTTTCTGTTTTTTCTTTTCATGCAGTAAAAAACTTGACTACAGCGGAAGGCGGAGCAATTATACTTAATCTTCCTGAACCATTTGACAACACAGAGCTATACAAAAAGTTGTGTATTAAAATTTTACATGGCCAAAACAAAGATGCTCTTGCTAAAACACAAAAGGGAGCATGGAAATATGATATCATAGAAGCCGGCTACAAATACAATATGACAGACATTTGTGCTGCTATTGGATTAGTAGAGTTGGCCAGATACGACAACGATATGCTGGTAAGAAGAAAAGAGATTTTCGATTTATACACATCTATCTTATCTCAGCATGCATGGGCCGAACTTCCTATCTACCAAACCACGGAAAAAACTTCTTGCTACCACTTATATCCGTTGCGAATTAAAAACTGCACAGAGGCGCAAAGAGATGCTATGATAAAAATTATTTCAGAAAAAGATATTGCCGTAAATGTTCATTTTATCCCGGTTCCAATGATGAGCTTTTATAAATCATTGGGGTATGATATAAAAAACTACCCTACTACTTATTCTAATTATTCAAGAGAAATTTCATTGCCCGTTTATTATGATTTAACAAACGAGCAAGCAAAACTAGTTGCTAATACTGTAATTGAAGCCTACACGAGTATCTGCAAATAA
- a CDS encoding sugar transferase: MKRVFDVFVSCIILLLLFPFFLLIALFIFIDSGSPIFYRQTRVGLNNIDFQLFKFRTMHTHADKLGLLTVGGRDPRITKVGYFLRKYKLDELPQFMNVLQGNMSIVGPRPEVRKYVNMYSSEQLKVLSVKPGITDESSIKFSNESDLLASAENPEEYYIQVLLPQKVEQGINYSKNATIRNDIRIIIYTFLKIIKQR; the protein is encoded by the coding sequence ATGAAAAGAGTGTTTGATGTTTTTGTTTCATGCATTATTCTTTTACTGTTATTCCCTTTTTTCTTACTTATCGCCCTCTTTATTTTTATTGACTCAGGCTCTCCCATATTTTACAGACAAACCAGAGTTGGGTTAAATAATATTGATTTTCAATTATTCAAATTCCGTACCATGCACACGCATGCAGATAAGCTTGGATTGCTTACTGTTGGAGGAAGAGACCCCCGCATTACAAAAGTTGGCTATTTTTTACGCAAGTACAAATTAGATGAACTGCCCCAATTTATGAATGTTTTGCAAGGCAATATGAGCATTGTTGGGCCCCGACCAGAAGTGAGGAAATATGTAAACATGTATTCTTCAGAACAATTAAAAGTACTTTCGGTAAAACCAGGAATAACAGACGAGTCGTCTATCAAATTCTCAAATGAAAGCGATTTGTTGGCAAGTGCCGAAAACCCGGAAGAATATTACATTCAAGTACTACTACCCCAAAAAGTTGAACAAGGAATAAATTACTCAAAGAATGCAACCATACGCAACGATATTCGAATAATTATCTATACGTTCTTAAAAATAATTAAACAACGATGA
- a CDS encoding C40 family peptidase, whose amino-acid sequence MRFLFVVIICHIYFTSVGLTIAKADSTSETAISKVHSYFESKQLNLDSAETEYLYYKIFDWIGTKYKYSGETKKGIDCSGFVTMLYENIYCMALSGGSKDIYKRTVPVDKNSIKEGDLVFFKIRKGQISHVGIYLQNNKFAHATVHGGVMISDLNEPYYKKYFFSCGRIN is encoded by the coding sequence ATGAGGTTTTTATTTGTAGTAATTATTTGTCACATTTATTTTACAAGCGTTGGATTAACCATCGCAAAAGCGGATTCAACAAGCGAAACAGCAATCAGCAAAGTACATTCCTATTTTGAGTCGAAGCAATTAAATTTAGATTCAGCAGAAACAGAATATTTATATTATAAAATATTCGACTGGATTGGCACTAAATACAAGTATTCCGGTGAAACAAAAAAAGGAATCGACTGCTCCGGATTCGTAACTATGCTTTACGAAAACATATACTGTATGGCACTTTCAGGAGGATCTAAAGATATTTACAAACGAACAGTCCCTGTTGATAAAAACTCCATAAAAGAAGGCGATTTAGTTTTTTTTAAGATACGAAAGGGACAAATATCGCATGTTGGTATTTACCTACAAAACAATAAATTTGCACATGCCACCGTACATGGTGGCGTTATGATAAGTGATTTAAACGAGCCGTACTACAAAAAATATTTTTTTAGTTGCGGCAGAATAAACTAA
- a CDS encoding phosphoribosyltransferase, translated as MSKKLVILNKEQIQQKIIRIAFEIYEEHYNEKEIILAALMPNGSKVTHRIAEELKKISPLKIKLLTVDVNKKNILDNEKPIDIAVVANNKVVIVVDDVLNSGTTMMYGVGLFLSAKLKALQTAVLVNRDHTKFPIKTNYVGMSLSTTLQEHISVLLNGKKEEAVYLS; from the coding sequence ATGTCCAAAAAACTAGTAATTCTTAATAAAGAACAAATACAACAAAAAATTATTCGTATTGCATTTGAGATATACGAAGAGCATTACAATGAAAAAGAAATAATCCTTGCTGCGCTCATGCCTAATGGAAGCAAGGTTACACATAGAATTGCAGAGGAGTTAAAAAAAATATCTCCACTAAAAATTAAACTGCTAACAGTAGATGTGAATAAAAAAAATATTTTAGATAATGAAAAGCCAATAGATATAGCAGTTGTGGCAAACAATAAAGTTGTAATTGTAGTGGACGATGTACTTAACTCCGGCACTACCATGATGTATGGAGTTGGATTATTTCTTAGCGCCAAACTTAAAGCGCTGCAAACAGCAGTACTTGTAAATAGAGACCACACCAAATTCCCTATAAAAACAAATTATGTAGGTATGTCGTTATCTACAACATTGCAAGAACACATTTCGGTACTGTTAAACGGTAAAAAGGAAGAAGCTGTTTACTTGTCCTAG
- a CDS encoding trypsin-like serine protease has protein sequence MKASNYIFKIVIVFFLLNFNTKFRAQSIIGGSVSAVGSYPWMVGLASNSNLVTQFCGGVLIAPQWVLTAAHCMTGESPSSFIAFLNAYNLQNPQPGFSTYSVSAIYTHSLYSMVTQDYDIALVKLTTPVSSTITPILLPPANDTSLVIDGRMQRSIGWGAIDTLTGNGSNDLLEVDIPIVGSWICNGANSYNGFVTSNMLCAGYMAGGKDVCWGDSGGPLFTDENGNWVLTGIVSWGNGCAATNYPGVYTNVSQFLNWIQNQMSIHSGIASASVVNPFKVYHADNKVVLETEQDYLIDRIDVLDVSGRIVLTLNERHTNQEIIELPISNVQSGLYVVKVATDKGVFVAKFFK, from the coding sequence ATGAAAGCATCTAATTATATATTTAAAATAGTCATAGTGTTTTTTTTGCTCAATTTTAATACTAAGTTTCGGGCGCAATCAATTATTGGAGGCTCTGTATCTGCCGTGGGAAGCTATCCTTGGATGGTTGGGCTAGCAAGCAATTCAAATTTAGTTACTCAATTTTGTGGGGGAGTGCTTATTGCACCGCAATGGGTTTTAACTGCTGCACATTGTATGACAGGGGAATCTCCTTCCAGTTTTATTGCTTTTTTGAATGCATATAATTTACAGAATCCACAGCCCGGGTTTTCTACTTATAGTGTAAGTGCAATCTATACGCATAGCTTGTATAGTATGGTTACTCAAGATTACGATATTGCGCTTGTAAAACTAACAACTCCAGTTTCTTCCACAATAACACCTATTTTACTACCTCCTGCAAATGATACTTCCTTAGTAATTGATGGTCGGATGCAACGTTCTATAGGGTGGGGGGCAATAGATACATTAACAGGTAATGGCTCTAATGATTTATTAGAGGTTGATATTCCAATTGTAGGGTCATGGATATGCAATGGGGCTAATTCCTATAATGGTTTTGTAACATCTAACATGCTTTGTGCAGGCTATATGGCAGGCGGTAAAGATGTTTGTTGGGGGGATAGTGGGGGGCCTTTATTTACCGATGAGAATGGCAATTGGGTTTTAACAGGAATTGTGAGTTGGGGTAATGGATGTGCTGCCACAAACTATCCGGGTGTATATACTAATGTGTCGCAATTTTTAAATTGGATACAAAACCAAATGAGCATTCATTCCGGCATTGCATCCGCTAGTGTTGTAAATCCGTTTAAAGTATATCACGCAGACAACAAGGTAGTTCTTGAAACAGAACAGGATTATTTAATTGATAGGATTGATGTTCTTGATGTGAGCGGACGAATCGTACTTACGTTGAATGAAAGGCATACAAATCAAGAAATAATAGAACTTCCTATTTCTAATGTTCAATCGGGTTTGTATGTAGTAAAAGTAGCAACGGATAAAGGCGTTTTTGTAGCTAAATTTTTCAAATAA
- a CDS encoding shikimate kinase: MLVFLVGFMGCGKSSIGAALAKQLNCTFIDTDVLVEQQSGMSIANLFETHGEHFFRELEYNTLKNILNKQDCIVATGGGTPCFYDSAELMKNSGLCVYLRTDVSILYDRIKGDSMRPLLSADYAHFQRLYALREPCYNKFSKTLSTNNLTIVESVLQLKKMIFDESI; this comes from the coding sequence ATGCTAGTTTTTTTGGTAGGATTTATGGGGTGCGGAAAATCGAGTATTGGCGCTGCCTTGGCAAAACAATTAAACTGCACATTTATTGATACCGATGTTTTGGTAGAACAACAATCCGGAATGAGTATTGCCAATCTTTTTGAAACTCACGGAGAGCATTTTTTTAGAGAATTGGAGTACAATACACTCAAAAATATACTGAATAAACAGGACTGTATAGTTGCCACAGGTGGTGGTACTCCTTGTTTTTATGATAGTGCAGAATTAATGAAAAATTCAGGGTTGTGCGTGTATCTAAGAACAGATGTATCAATACTATATGATAGAATAAAGGGAGATTCAATGCGCCCCTTGTTGTCGGCAGATTATGCCCACTTTCAAAGACTGTATGCATTAAGAGAGCCTTGTTATAATAAATTTTCTAAAACGTTATCTACCAACAACCTAACAATTGTAGAATCTGTTTTGCAACTAAAAAAAATGATTTTTGATGAAAGCATCTAA
- a CDS encoding universal stress protein: protein MPETKNCILIPTDFSDQSFIALGQAYNLAKFLNAKIVLLHVENEQSPANAKEMLDKRAEKVSAEASIEVTTMVAKGERYAEIHKVAADLNPALIMMGINTNISFRKAFGQNVFRFVRECTFPVITIKGKQHRKGCNNILFPMDISKETREKAGKAIEFAKYFGATIRILTLFTPSQRSMENKLIAYAHQVRKFMKEKFVPNTIKTIMTKNIIKSVMEYANKEDVDLILITNKKELSFKEYFTGTEAQKIISISTVPVLTIPPMERKDTTSFVSPF, encoded by the coding sequence ATGCCTGAGACTAAAAACTGTATTCTAATTCCCACTGATTTTTCCGATCAATCTTTTATTGCGTTGGGGCAAGCATATAACTTGGCAAAATTTTTAAACGCAAAAATAGTTTTGCTACATGTTGAAAACGAGCAATCGCCTGCAAATGCGAAGGAGATGCTTGATAAGCGCGCAGAAAAAGTGTCGGCCGAGGCTAGTATTGAAGTAACAACAATGGTTGCCAAGGGAGAGCGGTATGCAGAAATACACAAAGTTGCTGCAGATTTAAACCCCGCTTTAATAATGATGGGAATAAATACCAACATTAGTTTTAGAAAAGCATTTGGTCAGAATGTATTTCGATTTGTAAGGGAGTGTACTTTTCCGGTTATAACCATAAAAGGTAAGCAGCATAGAAAAGGGTGCAATAATATTTTGTTTCCAATGGATATAAGTAAGGAAACAAGGGAAAAGGCAGGTAAAGCAATTGAATTTGCAAAATATTTTGGCGCAACAATTAGAATTCTCACTCTGTTTACGCCTAGTCAGCGCAGCATGGAAAATAAGCTTATTGCATATGCCCATCAAGTGCGAAAATTCATGAAAGAGAAATTTGTGCCCAACACGATAAAAACAATAATGACTAAAAACATTATTAAGTCTGTGATGGAATATGCTAACAAAGAAGATGTCGATTTGATTTTGATTACCAACAAAAAAGAGCTGAGTTTTAAAGAATATTTTACGGGCACCGAAGCACAAAAGATTATAAGCATCTCTACTGTTCCTGTCTTGACAATACCTCCGATGGAAAGAAAAGATACAACTAGTTTTGTATCTCCATTTTAA
- a CDS encoding histidine phosphatase family protein yields the protein MKYLILVRHAKSDWSIPALNDIDRPLNERGYQSAYLMSTLLQKQKIFLDAIYTSPAVRAITTALIFKRTFKLKTSNFHIEETIYESSAQKLVQLVSRFDNTDSTCMLFGHNPSFTELFNELASESILNMPTCGCAVLKFNIASWAEIKHAKAEVVFYSAPKNAINQTK from the coding sequence ATGAAATACCTTATTCTTGTTCGACACGCAAAATCAGATTGGAGTATTCCTGCATTAAATGATATCGACAGACCTTTGAATGAAAGAGGCTATCAGTCGGCCTATTTGATGAGTACCTTGCTGCAAAAGCAAAAAATATTTCTAGATGCTATTTACACAAGTCCTGCAGTAAGGGCAATTACAACAGCATTAATTTTTAAACGAACATTTAAATTAAAAACGTCCAATTTTCATATAGAGGAAACGATATACGAAAGTAGTGCGCAAAAATTAGTACAGCTAGTAAGTAGATTTGACAATACAGATAGCACATGTATGTTGTTTGGTCATAATCCTTCTTTTACAGAATTGTTTAATGAGTTAGCTTCGGAAAGCATACTCAATATGCCCACTTGTGGCTGTGCCGTTTTGAAATTTAATATAGCCAGCTGGGCTGAAATAAAGCATGCTAAGGCGGAGGTTGTTTTTTATAGCGCTCCTAAAAATGCGATAAATCAAACTAAATAA
- a CDS encoding transglycosylase SLT domain-containing protein: MLYILLAVNTGLQAQYSTFEVTPSFKDDPIAEMLDSLDAVNYLDRSLAKPPFPRYNKYHFSEDSVPRYDEFVYEARLAKLDAQSPFDLQYNPAVKGYIELYTVRKRELVSRIMALSQLYYPIFEQALDRHNMPLELKHLAVIESALNPVAKSRAAACGLWQFMYYTGKMYNLNVTSYVDERSDVYKSTEAACQYLKYLYGLFGDWQMVLAAYNGGPGTVNKAIRRSGGKKTYWEIRPFLQKETQGYAPAFIAANYVMNYTAEHNIYSAIPKKIFFQVDTVAVKQAITFGQLSSVLNMPIDEIQYLNPCYKKNFIPSPPSNGEPYTLCLPSAKIGSFITNEQAIYDYLKRDTVTSKAILASQEQMKTHTVRKGEKITTIANKYRCSVADIKSWNSLKSAYIKPGQKLTIYMPANKSLTQNPISAPIKAVASTTATKPVTTKAAEVVVAGEYKYHILKAGDNLWSISKEYNLTLDELKKMNNFGSYYKLLPGDKIKVGKGG; this comes from the coding sequence ATGCTGTATATTCTGTTGGCTGTAAATACAGGTTTACAAGCTCAATACTCTACTTTTGAGGTAACTCCCAGCTTTAAGGACGATCCAATTGCAGAGATGTTAGACAGCCTAGATGCAGTAAATTATTTAGACCGCAGTTTAGCGAAGCCCCCTTTTCCTAGATACAACAAGTACCATTTTTCAGAGGATTCAGTGCCTAGATACGATGAGTTTGTATATGAAGCCAGACTTGCCAAGCTAGACGCACAATCTCCGTTTGACTTGCAATATAACCCTGCTGTAAAGGGATATATTGAACTTTATACTGTACGAAAGCGAGAATTAGTATCTAGAATAATGGCTCTTTCTCAACTATATTATCCAATTTTTGAGCAAGCATTAGATAGACACAATATGCCTTTAGAATTGAAACACTTGGCTGTTATTGAATCTGCATTAAATCCTGTAGCAAAATCAAGAGCTGCAGCATGTGGACTTTGGCAATTCATGTACTATACAGGAAAAATGTACAATTTGAATGTAACGTCCTATGTTGACGAACGTAGTGATGTATATAAATCTACCGAAGCTGCATGTCAATATTTAAAATACTTGTACGGCTTGTTTGGTGATTGGCAAATGGTATTAGCCGCATACAATGGAGGTCCTGGAACAGTAAACAAAGCTATTCGTAGATCTGGAGGAAAAAAAACGTATTGGGAAATAAGGCCTTTTTTGCAAAAAGAAACGCAAGGTTACGCGCCGGCTTTTATTGCTGCCAACTATGTAATGAATTATACTGCAGAACACAATATTTACTCTGCAATTCCAAAGAAAATATTTTTTCAGGTGGATACTGTTGCAGTAAAGCAGGCAATTACATTTGGGCAACTTTCTTCTGTATTGAATATGCCTATTGACGAGATTCAGTATTTAAATCCTTGTTACAAGAAAAATTTTATTCCCTCTCCTCCTTCAAATGGCGAGCCATACACGCTTTGTTTGCCGTCTGCCAAAATAGGATCGTTTATTACCAATGAACAAGCTATTTACGACTATTTAAAGCGAGACACCGTTACTAGCAAAGCTATTCTTGCATCTCAGGAGCAAATGAAAACCCATACAGTTAGAAAGGGAGAAAAAATAACCACCATCGCCAATAAGTACAGATGTTCTGTAGCAGATATTAAAAGTTGGAATAGCCTTAAATCGGCCTATATAAAGCCGGGACAGAAGTTGACTATTTATATGCCTGCAAATAAATCATTGACACAAAATCCAATTAGTGCTCCAATAAAAGCCGTTGCTTCTACTACAGCAACAAAGCCTGTTACAACAAAAGCTGCGGAGGTTGTTGTTGCCGGAGAGTATAAGTACCATATACTTAAAGCCGGAGACAATCTTTGGAGCATTTCTAAAGAGTATAATCTTACGTTGGATGAGCTTAAAAAAATGAATAATTTTGGCTCCTATTACAAGTTGCTTCCTGGAGATAAGATAAAAGTAGGGAAAGGCGGGTAG